A section of the Schistosoma haematobium chromosome ZW, whole genome shotgun sequence genome encodes:
- a CDS encoding hypothetical protein (EggNog:ENOG410V4YK~COG:K) produces the protein MAGVKFIRVCEDDNESPIEVPIEDDGTVLLATLKSVFPKSTGLKYLAPDSGCLRGVRLNDGKLYAPSDGWVHVYQCALPRENKRKGIEEKDTYSSKFKKLEEKKCTDLIVLNLAWKTDESTLKEYFSRYGDLVTVQVKRHPDSNLSKGYGFIRYSDMESQIMCLSERHSIDGRLCDVRIPISKVRMMFLQNP, from the exons ATGGCAGGAGTAAAATTTATTAGAGTTTGCGAAGATGATAATGAGAGTCCCATTGAGGTACCGATTGAAGATGATGGCACAGTACTTCTTGCCACACTAAAGTCCGTGTTTCCAAAGTCAACTGGTCTCAAGTATTTAGCTCCTGATTCAGGTTGCCTGAGGGGTGTAAGGCTTAATGATGGAAAACTCTATGCCCCATCAGATGGATGGGTACATGTTTATCAGTGTGCATTACCTAGAG AAAATAAGCGGAAAGGTATAGAAGAGAAAGATACTTACAGTTCGAAGTTTAAAAAGCTAGAGGAGAAGAAGTGCACAGAcctaattgttttaaacttgGCGTGGAAAACTGATGAATCCACACTAAAGGAATATTTCTCACGTTACGGTGACCTCGTAACAGTTCAG GTTAAAAGACATCCAGATTCCAATTTGAGCAAAGGGTACGGATTCATTCGGTATAGCGATATGGAATCGCAAATCATGTGTCTGTCTGAACGACATAGTATAGATGGACGCTTGTGTGACGTCAGAATACCCATCTCCAAGGTAAGGATGATGTTCTTACAAAATCCGTAG
- a CDS encoding hypothetical protein (EggNog:ENOG410V4YK~COG:K) — MAGVKFIRVCEDDNESPIEVPIEDDGTVLLATLKSVFPKSTGLKYLAPDSGCLRGVRLNDGKLYAPSDGWVHVYQCALPRENKRKGIEEKDTYSSKFKKLEEKKCTDLIVLNLAWKTDESTLKEYFSRYGDLVTVQVKRHPDSNLSKGYGFIRYSDMESQIMCLSERHSIDGRLCDVRIPISKLEGDRQEVSRKVHVGGITESITASVLRDYFSQFGAVLDVFIPKPFRSFAFVSFEDPEVAAELLGKDQVIEGVCVSIGSAVPKLHPQQNRNGPMYPNSHFGNSHNPWAWQYNSVMNGHGSRDFNPGMYNSMQGYNMASHSPFGNNFSSYQRQYNSYANRINM; from the exons ATGGCAGGAGTAAAATTTATTAGAGTTTGCGAAGATGATAATGAGAGTCCCATTGAGGTACCGATTGAAGATGATGGCACAGTACTTCTTGCCACACTAAAGTCCGTGTTTCCAAAGTCAACTGGTCTCAAGTATTTAGCTCCTGATTCAGGTTGCCTGAGGGGTGTAAGGCTTAATGATGGAAAACTCTATGCCCCATCAGATGGATGGGTACATGTTTATCAGTGTGCATTACCTAGAG AAAATAAGCGGAAAGGTATAGAAGAGAAAGATACTTACAGTTCGAAGTTTAAAAAGCTAGAGGAGAAGAAGTGCACAGAcctaattgttttaaacttgGCGTGGAAAACTGATGAATCCACACTAAAGGAATATTTCTCACGTTACGGTGACCTCGTAACAGTTCAG GTTAAAAGACATCCAGATTCCAATTTGAGCAAAGGGTACGGATTCATTCGGTATAGCGATATGGAATCGCAAATCATGTGTCTGTCTGAACGACATAGTATAGATGGACGCTTGTGTGACGTCAGAATACCCATCTCCAAG TTGGAAGGAGATCGTCAAGAAGTAAGCCGAAAGGTACATGTGGGTGGAATTACTGAATCCATTACAGCCTCTGTGCTAAGAGATTACTTTTCACAATTTGGTGCA GTACTCGATGTATTTATTCCCAAGCCTTTTCGTTCATTTGCCTTCGTATCATTCGAAGATCCTGAAGTTGCAGCGGAACTACTGGGAAAAGATCAAGTTATAGAAGGTGTTTGTGTGTCAATCGGCTCTGCAGTCCCCAAATTACACCCTCAGCAAAATCGAAATGGTCCTATGTATCCTAATTCGCACTTTGGAAATTCGCACAACCCTTGGG CCTGGCAATACAACTCAGTAATGAATGGCCATGGTTCACGTGATTTCAACCCTGGTATGTATAATTCCATGCAAGGTTATAATATGGCGTCTCATTCACCATTCGGAAACAATTTTTCTTCATATCAGCGGCAATACAACTCATATGCAAACAGAATTAATATGTAG